The genomic stretch TTAGTAATCCATTTACATTTTTATAATCAACAGAATAAGGTTCTTGTAATTTTCCTTTCTGACTAAATGGTCGAACGACCTCCGATAGTTTAATAGCTGCTTCCCCATCATAGGTCGAAACTTCCCCTATCCCTAGCCACGCACTGATCGCGTCAAATAATCGACCACAGGTACCCGCTAGCGGGGAATGAATGGAGGATTGTATCATCTTATTAATCAACGGAAAAGAGCTAACTCTTGTAGGGAACGTTTTATTGAGCTCTTCCATCGACTCCGCCCCTAAATAATGAAGGAATAGACCGGCTGTTGTTCTCCACGGTTCCTTTACACTCTTTTCACCACCTGGAAGAGGGAAATAATCTAAATGACCCATTCTTCTGACTTCAGTTTGAGTTCCGTAAAAGCATTCGAAACCCCAAATTTGACCATCTTCCCCATATCCAGTTCCGTCTAAAATGAGGCCGAAAGCTGGTTTTTCTAAATGATTTTCCTCCATACATGCTGCAAAATGAGCATGATGGTGCTGAACCTCAATAACTGGGGCCTCCCATAGTTTCGTCATGCCCCTTGTAGAAAAGGATGGATGTTTATCTATAACTATATGTGAAGGATGGATGTCCATCCATTTCATTAAATGATCTAATTCTTTATGAAAATGACTCTCTACTCTCTCATCTCCTAAGTCGCCAATGTGGGGGCCAACAAAGATTTGATCTTGTCGACCTAAGGCAAAGGTATTTTTTTGCTGTGACCCCAAGGCAATAATTCCATTGACTGGAATTCGTGAAGAAATTGGATCTGGAACAAATCCCCTAGCTCGTCGAATGAGTAATGGATTTTCCCCATTCATCTCCATAACGGAATCGTCTACAGGGTGGAGAATGGGGCGATTATGACCACAAATAGTATCAGCAATTTCTTTTACATATTGAAGCGCCTCATCATCTTGATAAAGTAATGGCAGTCCCGAAGGATTGGCGCTGGTCATAACGATGTAATCCATTGGAAGATGATCAAATAACAAATAATGTAGCGGAGCGTATGGAAGCATCACTCCAACGGTTTGTAAATTTGGTGCAAGATTTTCTGGGAAAATCGATTGTTCCTTCTTTTTCAATAGTAAAATAGGAGCCTCCGGACTTTTCATCCACTTCATAGCTTCGGAAGATAATTCAAAATCTCGTAGAACCACCTCTAAAGAACGAGCCATAATCGCAAAAGGTTTCGCAGGTCGATGTTTTCTTTTCCTTAAATGATCAATC from Bacillaceae bacterium S4-13-56 encodes the following:
- the hypF gene encoding carbamoyltransferase HypF, which produces MDKQILQSVERSYEITIRGRVQGVGFRPFIYQLGKSLDLKGTVQNNMDGVHVRMNSTSEILSRFIDKVQKEAPRLSRVDFCEWKEITSFIADDFTIIPSERSGKSQLVIPVDAAICDDCLEEMRNKSDFRYQYPFINCTQCGPRYTIIRELPYDRPYTSMENFEMCETCYGEYENAENRRHHAQPIACPTCGPHLNYIDIQQDYMMEGDKVILKVTDDIVQGKIVAIKGIGGYHFACDATNEKTIDHLRKRKHRPAKPFAIMARSLEVVLRDFELSSEAMKWMKSPEAPILLLKKKEQSIFPENLAPNLQTVGVMLPYAPLHYLLFDHLPMDYIVMTSANPSGLPLLYQDDEALQYVKEIADTICGHNRPILHPVDDSVMEMNGENPLLIRRARGFVPDPISSRIPVNGIIALGSQQKNTFALGRQDQIFVGPHIGDLGDERVESHFHKELDHLMKWMDIHPSHIVIDKHPSFSTRGMTKLWEAPVIEVQHHHAHFAACMEENHLEKPAFGLILDGTGYGEDGQIWGFECFYGTQTEVRRMGHLDYFPLPGGEKSVKEPWRTTAGLFLHYLGAESMEELNKTFPTRVSSFPLINKMIQSSIHSPLAGTCGRLFDAISAWLGIGEVSTYDGEAAIKLSEVVRPFSQKGKLQEPYSVDYKNVNGLLKIQVRKMLSEMMDDRNKGKSILDIALRFHETIISQCVQMIMHASKQDPTCKDIVLSGGSFHNEYLRTRVREELKEKGFEVYEHKQLPPNDGGLSYGQMVVASYQLIEGRV